From one Streptomyces sp. NBC_01478 genomic stretch:
- a CDS encoding arginine repressor, with translation MSQAQEHEQSAGPAVPQTRTARHRRIVDILNRQPVRSQSQLAKLLADDGLSVTQATLSRDLDELNAVKIRNNDGDLIYAVPSEGGFRTPRVPLGESAKEERMRRLSSELLISAEASANLVVLRTPPGAAQFLASAIDQAELQDILGTIAGDDTLLLISRDPLGGQALADHLLRLAQNDH, from the coding sequence ATGAGTCAGGCGCAGGAGCACGAACAGTCGGCGGGGCCGGCCGTGCCGCAGACCCGCACCGCCCGCCACCGGCGGATCGTGGACATCCTCAACCGGCAACCGGTGCGTTCCCAGAGCCAGTTGGCGAAGCTGCTGGCCGACGACGGGCTGAGCGTCACCCAGGCGACGCTCTCCCGGGACCTGGACGAGCTGAACGCGGTGAAGATCCGCAACAACGACGGCGACCTCATCTACGCGGTCCCGAGCGAGGGCGGCTTTCGCACCCCGCGCGTGCCGCTGGGGGAGTCGGCGAAGGAGGAGCGGATGCGGCGGCTCTCCTCCGAGCTGCTGATCTCCGCCGAGGCCTCCGCCAACCTCGTGGTCCTGCGCACCCCGCCGGGCGCCGCCCAGTTCCTCGCCTCGGCGATCGACCAGGCGGAACTCCAGGACATCCTCGGCACCATCGCCGGCGACGACACGCTCCTGCTGATCAGCCGGGACCCGCTCGGTGGACAGGCCCTCGCGGACCATCTGCTGCGGCTGGCGCAGAACGACCACTGA
- a CDS encoding acetylornithine transaminase yields the protein MTGTVTNAELTQRWQGSLMNNYGTPKLPLVRGAGAKLWDAEGNEYTDFVGGIAVNALGHAHPAIVEAVSKQIAELGHVSNLFIAEPPVALAERLLERFGRDGKVFFCNSGAEANEGAFKIGRLTGRQHMVATQGGFHGRTMGSLALTGQPAKQEPFLPLPGDVTHVPYGDAQALAAAVTDDTALVIIEPIQGENGVVVPPAGYLKAARAITAAHGALLVLDEVQTGVGRTGHWFEYQAHEGVLPDVVTLAKGLGGGLPLGATVAFGRAADLLQPGQHGTTFGGNPVACAAGLAVLDTIANEGLLENVKRQSEKLRDGIESLGHPLIDYVRGAGLLLGIVLTEPLAPQAQQAAQDAGFLVNAPAPDVVRLMPPLNLGDDDTDAFLRALPGVLDVAKGDG from the coding sequence ATGACCGGGACCGTGACGAATGCGGAGCTGACCCAGCGCTGGCAGGGATCGCTCATGAACAACTACGGCACCCCGAAGCTCCCCCTCGTCCGCGGCGCGGGCGCCAAGCTCTGGGACGCCGAGGGCAACGAGTACACCGACTTCGTCGGCGGTATCGCGGTCAACGCGCTCGGGCACGCCCACCCGGCGATCGTCGAGGCCGTCAGCAAGCAGATCGCCGAACTCGGCCATGTCTCCAACCTGTTCATCGCCGAACCGCCCGTCGCCCTCGCCGAGCGGCTGCTTGAGCGCTTCGGCCGGGACGGCAAGGTCTTCTTCTGCAACTCCGGCGCCGAGGCCAACGAAGGCGCCTTCAAGATCGGCCGGTTGACGGGCCGTCAGCACATGGTCGCCACCCAAGGCGGCTTCCACGGCCGGACGATGGGCTCCCTCGCCCTCACCGGCCAGCCCGCCAAGCAGGAGCCGTTCCTGCCGCTGCCCGGCGATGTCACGCACGTCCCGTACGGCGACGCGCAGGCCCTCGCGGCCGCCGTCACCGACGACACCGCGCTCGTCATCATCGAGCCGATCCAGGGCGAGAACGGGGTCGTCGTACCGCCCGCCGGTTATCTGAAGGCGGCCCGCGCGATCACCGCCGCGCACGGCGCGCTGCTGGTCCTGGACGAGGTGCAGACCGGAGTCGGCCGTACCGGGCACTGGTTCGAGTACCAGGCCCACGAAGGCGTGCTCCCCGATGTCGTGACCCTCGCGAAGGGACTCGGCGGCGGACTGCCGCTCGGCGCCACCGTCGCCTTCGGACGCGCGGCCGACCTGCTCCAGCCCGGCCAGCACGGCACGACGTTCGGCGGCAACCCCGTCGCCTGCGCCGCCGGACTCGCCGTCCTCGACACCATCGCGAACGAGGGGTTGCTGGAGAACGTCAAGCGGCAGAGCGAGAAGTTGCGCGACGGGATCGAGTCGCTGGGCCACCCGCTGATCGATTATGTCCGGGGTGCGGGCCTCCTCCTGGGTATCGTGCTCACCGAGCCGCTCGCGCCCCAGGCGCAACAGGCGGCTCAGGACGCCGGTTTCCTGGTCAACGCGCCCGCTCCCGATGTCGTACGGCTGATGCCGCCGCTGAACCTCGGCGACGACGACACGGACGCGTTCCTCCGGGCGCTGCCCGGTGTCCTGGACGTGGCCAAGGGGGACGGATGA
- a CDS encoding FMN-binding protein, whose amino-acid sequence MKKSHPIRRVLLASAATVSGIVLLLSLKPATDSSSASAQGAAQGAAAAQESPQGGAAAAGTSTVTGAVAQTQYGVVQVRLTVANGKITKAEAVQAPKGGTSDQKTALSVPKLNQEVVATQSADITSVSGATYTSGGYKQSLQSAIDKMKAAGANTAAPSQSSAAGSGQAAQAKTVTGDVVTTEYGPVQVRITVAGGKITKADAVQAPSGGTSDQKTALAIPKLNQEAVAAGSANIDSVSGASYTSGGYKKSLQSALDKAGG is encoded by the coding sequence ATGAAGAAGAGCCACCCCATCCGGCGTGTTCTGCTCGCGAGCGCCGCCACCGTGTCCGGGATCGTTCTGCTGCTCTCCCTGAAGCCGGCGACCGACTCCTCCTCGGCGTCCGCGCAGGGAGCGGCCCAGGGGGCCGCCGCCGCGCAGGAGTCGCCCCAGGGCGGTGCCGCGGCGGCCGGGACCTCGACGGTCACGGGCGCCGTCGCCCAGACCCAGTACGGGGTCGTCCAGGTACGGCTGACGGTCGCCAACGGCAAGATCACCAAGGCCGAGGCCGTCCAGGCGCCCAAGGGCGGCACCAGCGACCAGAAGACCGCGCTGTCCGTGCCCAAGCTCAACCAGGAGGTCGTCGCCACGCAGAGCGCGGACATCACGTCCGTGTCCGGGGCGACGTACACCAGCGGCGGGTACAAGCAGTCGTTGCAGTCGGCCATCGACAAGATGAAGGCCGCCGGCGCCAACACGGCCGCCCCGTCCCAGAGTTCGGCCGCCGGGTCGGGCCAGGCCGCGCAGGCCAAGACCGTCACCGGTGACGTCGTGACGACCGAGTACGGGCCGGTCCAGGTCCGGATCACGGTCGCGGGCGGCAAGATCACCAAGGCCGATGCCGTGCAGGCCCCGAGCGGCGGGACCAGCGACCAGAAGACGGCGCTGGCGATCCCCAAGCTCAACCAGGAGGCCGTCGCGGCGGGCAGCGCGAACATCGACTCCGTGTCGGGTGCGTCGTACACGAGCGGCGGTTACAAGAAGTCCCTGCAGTCGGCGCTGGACAAGGCCGGTGGCTGA
- a CDS encoding FAD:protein FMN transferase, with product MADTVTDPAEAPAVLRHAEEVMGTVFSFDIRGGEPEAVRTALDQAVAQLHRVNEVFSTYRDDSQVSRLARGELTVAECDAEVAEVLELGAEAERVSAGWFSTTYEGRLDPTGIVKGWAAERAAELITAAAGVSGVSVNGGGDVQMFGTPGAHRPWRVGVSDPLRPGGLAAVISAAGADELAVATSGTAERGAHIVDPSTGKSAVTDLVAVTVVAPRLTWADCWATAAFAMGSREGLAWLESLPDVEALLITAGDEVRCTGGLASRLG from the coding sequence GTGGCTGACACGGTGACCGATCCCGCGGAGGCTCCCGCCGTGTTGCGGCACGCCGAGGAGGTCATGGGGACGGTGTTCTCCTTCGACATCCGCGGCGGGGAGCCGGAGGCCGTCCGGACCGCGCTGGACCAGGCGGTCGCCCAACTGCACCGCGTCAACGAGGTGTTCAGCACCTACCGCGACGACAGCCAGGTCTCCCGGCTGGCCCGCGGCGAGCTGACCGTGGCCGAGTGCGACGCCGAGGTCGCCGAGGTGCTGGAGCTGGGCGCCGAGGCGGAGCGGGTGAGCGCCGGCTGGTTCAGCACGACGTACGAGGGACGGCTCGACCCGACCGGCATCGTGAAGGGCTGGGCCGCCGAGCGGGCGGCCGAGCTGATCACGGCGGCGGCCGGGGTGAGCGGGGTCAGCGTGAACGGCGGCGGTGACGTCCAGATGTTCGGCACCCCGGGAGCCCACCGGCCCTGGCGGGTCGGCGTGTCCGATCCGCTCCGCCCGGGCGGTCTCGCGGCCGTGATCTCCGCGGCGGGCGCCGACGAACTGGCCGTGGCCACCTCCGGTACGGCCGAGCGCGGGGCGCACATCGTGGACCCCTCCACCGGCAAGTCCGCGGTGACCGACCTGGTCGCCGTCACCGTCGTGGCCCCCCGGCTGACCTGGGCCGACTGCTGGGCCACGGCCGCGTTCGCGATGGGTTCGCGGGAGGGCCTGGCCTGGCTGGAATCGCTCCCGGACGTGGAAGCCCTGCTCATCACGGCAGGCGACGAGGTCCGCTGCACGGGCGGACTGGCGTCCCGCCTGGGCTAG
- the argJ gene encoding bifunctional glutamate N-acetyltransferase/amino-acid acetyltransferase ArgJ codes for MSVTAAQGFTAAGIAAGIKENGNPDLALVVNNGPRLAAAGVFTSNRVKAAPVLWSEQVLKGGQVSAVILNSGGANACTGPKGFQDTHATAEKVADTLGLNAAEVAVASTGLIGLLLPMDKLLPGVEAAAGQLSAHGGEKAAIAIKTTDSVHKTAVVTTKAGWTVGGMAKGAGMLAPGLATMLVVLTTDADVESDVLDTALRAATRTTFDRVDSDGCMSTNDTVLLLASGASQVTPEHAEFAEAVRAVCDDLGQQLIRDAEGASKDIKVEVVNAASEDDAVEVGRSIARNNLLKCAIHGEDPNWGRVLSAIGTTKAAFEPDQLNVAINGVWVCKNGGVGEDRDKVDMRYREVHIVADLAAGTETATIWTNDLTADYVHENSAYSS; via the coding sequence GTGAGTGTGACGGCAGCACAGGGATTCACGGCCGCGGGCATCGCCGCCGGGATCAAGGAGAACGGCAACCCGGACCTGGCCCTCGTGGTCAACAACGGGCCCCGCCTCGCCGCCGCGGGCGTCTTCACCTCCAACCGCGTCAAAGCCGCGCCGGTGCTGTGGTCCGAGCAGGTGCTCAAGGGCGGCCAGGTCTCCGCCGTGATCCTCAACTCCGGTGGCGCCAACGCCTGTACGGGGCCGAAGGGCTTCCAGGACACGCACGCCACCGCCGAGAAGGTCGCGGACACGCTCGGTCTGAACGCGGCCGAGGTCGCCGTCGCCTCCACCGGGCTCATCGGACTGCTGCTCCCGATGGACAAGCTGCTCCCGGGAGTCGAGGCCGCCGCCGGTCAACTCTCCGCGCACGGCGGCGAGAAGGCCGCCATCGCCATCAAGACCACGGACTCCGTGCACAAGACCGCCGTCGTGACCACCAAGGCCGGCTGGACCGTCGGCGGCATGGCCAAGGGCGCAGGCATGCTCGCCCCCGGCCTCGCCACCATGCTTGTCGTCCTCACCACCGACGCCGACGTCGAAAGTGACGTACTGGACACGGCACTTCGGGCCGCCACCCGCACCACCTTCGACCGGGTCGACTCCGACGGCTGCATGTCCACCAACGACACCGTGCTGCTGCTCGCCTCCGGCGCCTCCCAAGTCACCCCGGAACACGCCGAGTTCGCCGAAGCCGTCCGCGCCGTCTGTGACGACCTCGGCCAGCAGCTCATCCGCGACGCCGAGGGTGCCAGCAAGGACATCAAGGTCGAGGTCGTCAACGCCGCGAGCGAGGACGACGCCGTGGAGGTGGGCCGGTCCATCGCCCGCAACAACCTCCTCAAGTGCGCGATCCACGGCGAAGACCCCAACTGGGGACGGGTGTTGTCCGCGATCGGCACGACGAAGGCCGCCTTCGAGCCGGACCAGCTCAATGTGGCGATCAACGGCGTCTGGGTGTGCAAGAACGGCGGAGTCGGCGAGGACCGCGACAAGGTCGACATGCGCTACCGCGAGGTGCACATCGTCGCCGACCTGGCCGCCGGCACCGAGACGGCCACCATCTGGACCAACGACCTCACCGCCGACTACGTCCACGAGAACAGCGCGTACTCCTCATGA
- the argB gene encoding acetylglutamate kinase, giving the protein MSTTRKHTALPKAQILIEALPWLTRHNGRTVVIKFGGNAMIDEDLKAAFAQDVVFLHHAGLKPVVVHGGGPQISAALDRHGIVSEFKAGLRVTTEDAMDVVRMVLAGQVQRELVGLLNQHGPLAVGLTGEDAHTITATKHLPEIDGELVDIGRVGEITAIDTGAIEALLADGRIPVVSSIARSEDDGHVYNVNADTAAAALAAALGAETLMVLTDVEGLYEDWPNSDEVISRLTASQLEKLLPELSSGMVPKMEGCLHAVRNGVTTARVIDGRVQHSILLEIFTDEGIGTMVVPDELPDPKPAKKKSAKKAGKKQGDAV; this is encoded by the coding sequence ATGAGCACTACCCGCAAGCACACCGCGCTGCCCAAGGCACAGATCCTCATCGAGGCGCTGCCCTGGCTGACCCGGCACAACGGCAGGACCGTCGTCATCAAGTTCGGCGGCAACGCCATGATCGACGAGGACCTGAAGGCCGCGTTCGCGCAGGACGTCGTGTTCCTGCACCACGCGGGCCTCAAGCCCGTCGTCGTGCACGGCGGCGGCCCGCAGATCAGCGCCGCCCTCGACCGGCACGGCATCGTCAGCGAGTTCAAGGCCGGCCTGCGCGTCACCACCGAGGACGCCATGGACGTCGTACGGATGGTGCTCGCGGGGCAGGTGCAGCGCGAGTTGGTCGGGCTGCTCAACCAACACGGGCCGCTCGCCGTCGGGTTGACCGGCGAGGACGCGCACACCATCACCGCCACCAAGCATCTGCCCGAGATCGACGGGGAGTTGGTCGACATCGGGCGGGTGGGCGAGATCACCGCGATCGACACCGGCGCGATCGAGGCACTGCTCGCCGACGGCCGTATCCCGGTCGTCTCGTCGATCGCGAGGAGCGAGGACGACGGACATGTCTACAACGTCAATGCCGATACGGCGGCTGCGGCACTCGCTGCTGCGCTGGGGGCCGAAACCCTCATGGTCCTCACGGACGTCGAGGGTCTCTACGAGGACTGGCCCAACAGCGACGAGGTGATCAGCCGCCTCACCGCCTCCCAACTGGAGAAGCTGCTCCCGGAGTTGAGCTCCGGGATGGTGCCGAAGATGGAGGGCTGTCTGCACGCCGTGCGCAACGGCGTGACCACCGCCCGCGTCATCGACGGCCGGGTCCAGCACTCGATCCTGCTGGAGATCTTCACCGACGAGGGCATCGGCACGATGGTCGTGCCGGACGAGCTGCCCGACCCGAAGCCCGCCAAGAAGAAGTCCGCCAAGAAGGCCGGCAAGAAGCAGGGGGATGCCGTATGA